A genomic window from Nicotiana sylvestris chromosome 11, ASM39365v2, whole genome shotgun sequence includes:
- the LOC138881831 gene encoding uncharacterized protein, translating into MEGASMLVNKRRKRGPQVQNRVENYEQDDSGFDQDGQYNEQEEEVQFLNFQGQRNNNHGPSQQQWRLHGNQGNWNSCNQDDNVEETQEEVNLSREHIVDIREPIMPKAKAPIPTPPPPYPQRLAKKNGENQFKKTIDMIKSLPINVSLVEALEQMLGYAMFMKDLVTKKRLMNCETIKMTHQVSAIVHSRAPKLEDLSAFTIPCTIGNADFAKALYDLGTTINLMPYSMFKTLGIGQPRPTSMGLQMADCTIKRPLGIIDNVFVCVDKLILPADFVILDCEVDYEVPIILGRFFLATVKGLVDVEAGKLFFRAGDEKVIFHVYKSVRQPNSSEVCSFMNLVTGEIIDDASATMNVKDNLEVVLLNLDKDEENEGCRVHIGGAIKEEESSWMDFGGYLGYKPHLLHAQDYFGGRFQNLH; encoded by the exons ATGGAAGGAGCTAGCATGTTGGTGAACAAGAGAAGgaaaaggggtcctcaagtgcaAAATCGGGTTGAAAATTACGAACAAGATGACAGTGGATTTGATCAAGATGGACAATACAATGAACAAGAGGAGGAAGTACAATTTTTAAACttccaagggcaaagaaacaacaaTCACGGCCCAagtcaacaacaatggagactgCATgggaatcaaggaaattggaattcaTGCAATCAAG ATGACAATGTGGAGGAGACGCAAGAGGAAGTGAACCTGTCTAGGGAGCATATTGTTGACATACGAGAGCCGATAAtgccaaaggctaaggcaccaattCCAACGCCTCCTCctccatatcctcaaaggcttgccaagaaaaatggcgagaaccaattcaaaaaaaCTATTGACATGATAAAGAGTTTGCCTATTAATGTATCGTTGGTTGAGGCCTTGGAACAAATGCTGGGGTATGCAatgttcatgaaggacttggtaaccAAGAAGAGATTGATGAATTGTGAAACCATAAAgatgacacatcaagtgagtgcaattgtgcactccAGGGCTCCTAAATTGGAAGATCTGAGCGCTTTCACAATCCCATGTACAATTGGAAATGCGGACTTTGCCAAAGCTCTATATGATTTAGGGACAactatcaacttgatgccctactcgatgttcaaaactttggggattgggcaaccaagacctACATCCATGGGGTTGCAAATGGCGGATTGTACAATAAAGAGgcctttgggtattattgataatgTGTTTGTTTGTGTTGACAAGTTGATCCTCCCGGCGGACTTTGTGATccttgattgtgaagtggactatgaggtgcctatTATTTTGGGTAGATTTTTCCTTGCTACGGTGAAGGGTCTTGTTGATGTGGAAGCCGGTAAACTCTTTTTTCGGGCGGGTGATGAAAAGGTGATCTTCCATGTGTACAAATCTgtgaggcaaccaaatagcagTGAAGTTTGTTCGTTCATGAATTTGGTGACCGGTGAGATAATTGATGATGCTAGTGCCACGATGAATGTTAAAGATAATTTGGAAGTCGTTTTGCTTAACCTTGATAAAGATGAGGAGAACGAAGGCT GTAGAGTCCACATTGGAGGTGCTATAAAGGAGGAAGAGAGCAGTTGGATGGACTTTGGCGGATATCTGGGGTATAAGCCccaccttttgcatgcacaagattattttggaggaAGGTTCCAAAACCTACATTGA